The Cupriavidus necator DNA window ACTATATTCCCCCGCCGCCCGGGCAGCTTGGCGCGATGATGGACGGGATTGCCGCGGTCGCGGGCCTGGTCGAGGCACAGGCGGCGAACCCCATCGTGGCCGCGGCGTGCGTATCGTTTGGCTTTGTCTTCGCCCACCCGTTCTACGACGGCAACGGCCGGCTCCATCGATTCCTCATCCACCATTTGCTGCGCCAGGCCGGTGTCACGCCAGATGGCGTCGTGCTGCCGGTGTCGGCACGGATGCTCAAGCAGATCGATACCTATGCCGCGCTGCTGAAGTCCTATTCCGCCCCGCGGACGGCCCTGCTCAACTACGCGCTGGATTCGGACAGCGACACGATCCTGATCAAGTCGCCACAGCCCGGCTGGCTTTACGCATCCTTTGATGCAACAGCGCTGTGCGAATTCGTCTTCGAATGCATCGAGCAGTGCGTCGAGCAGGACCTTGCGCAGGAGATCCAGTACCTGCGCGCTTACGATGCCAGCGTCGCACGCCTGGAAAGCTGGCTCGACCTGCGCCAGTCACGCCTGTCGAACCTGATCGACCTGATCGTCCAGAACCACGGCGAGCTGTCCAGGCGCAAGCGCAAGCTGTTCGAAGACATCACGGACGACGAGCTCGCCCGCATTGAAGCCGTCGTGCGCGACGAATTCACGGAATACCTCGAGCTCAACGGCAGCCGCTGAAGCGGCGGCACAGCATTGGCACTGCCCGGTGCCGCCACCATGGGGCGGCACCGGCGCCACTATGTATCGCTTTGTATCCCGGGCCACGGCAGACATGAAAGCTTGCACGGATGCCGGGAAGCGGAAACAACCCGGATACGTGCGGACGGTGGAATGCGTCTATCGCCAACACCGGGAGTTCTCCGCCATGTCCGTCGTCGCCATCCATCCGCCGCCGCCCTGCCCCTGCTATCGTGCCTGCCACGACACCGCGCACGCCGACGGAAGCCATCCATGATCGACGCCTTCCTTGCCTTTGCCGCCGGCGTGCTGACTATTGCCTCGCCCTGTGTGCTGCCGGTGCTGCCCATGCTGCTGGCCGGCTCGGTGGGCGAATCCGGCCGGCTGCGCCCGCTGGCGATAGCGCTTGGCTTCGTCAGCGCGTTTTCCGCGCTGGGCATAGTCTTTGGCGCACTGTCCAGCGCCTTCAGCGAAGCCCCAGGCGTGGTGCGCAACGCGGCCATCCTGTTGCTGCTGGGTGCCGGCCTGGCACGGCTCTGGCCGGCGGGCTTCGAGCGCCTGGCGGCCCCGTTAGCCGGCGTGGTCGACCGCCTGGCGGGCGCCGGCGGCCGGACCGGCACCGGCGTGGCCGGCGGCTTTGTGCTGGGCATGACGCTGGGCGCGGTGTGGACCCCGTGCGCCGGGCCGGTGCTGGCGTCGATCCTCGCGCTGGTGGCCAAGGCGCAAGACCTGCATCGCGCCGCCGGCCTGCTGGCGCTGTTCGCGGCTGGCGCGGCCATCCCGATGCTGGGCATTGCCTATGGCGGCCAGTTCGCCACCACTCACGTGCGCCGGCTGGCGCGTCACACGCACCGGCTGCAGCAAGGCTTCGGCGTGCTGGTGGTGGCGACCGCCATCGCCATGTACTTCCAGTACGACACCCTTGCCGTCGCCTGGCTGACCTCCCTTTTCCCTGCCTCCCAACCTGGAGCCTGAACCATGCATCGCTTGCTTCGTACCCTGCTTGCCACTACCGCCATCGTCGCCGCCCAGCATGCCGCCGCCGCCCCTGCCGACTATGGCAAGGCGCCGGAATTCACCGGCATCGACAAGTGGCTCAACTCTGAACCGCTGACCGTTGCCGGGCTGCGCGGCAAGGTCGTGCTGGTCGATTTCTGGACCTATAGCTGCATCAACTGCATCAACACGCTGCCCCATGTGCGTCAGTGGTACGACAAATACCGCGACAAGGGCCTGGTCGTGGTCGGCGTCCACACCCCGGAGTTCCCCTTCGAGAAGTCCACCGCCAACGTGCAGGCAGCGCTCAAGCGCTTCGATATCCGCTACCCGGTAGCGCAGGACAACGCCTATGCCACCTGGAACGCCTGGCGCAACCAGTACTGGCCGGCGCTCTACCTGGTCGACGCCAACGGCACCGTGGTCTACAAGCATTTTGGCGAAGGGAATTACGCCCAGACCGAAGCGGCCATTCAGAAGGCGCTGGGCAAGAACAAGTAAGCCTGCCATATCGCTTACAAGCGACCATTGAGCGCGAATGGCGAACGAGCCTGCCGCGCGCTGGGCCGTGCTCTCCGGCACGGCCCAGGCCTTGGAGCCTGTTCTCGCTTCCAAGACACATCCGAGCCGGTTCCCCGGCACACCTTACGAAAATTCAGATTCCCCAATCTCTAGTTAATAGGAATCATTCTGATTATAATTCGCGGGGTTTTCAAAAGCACATTAAACACATCACTACGTTCGCCTGACCATAACCATGCAAACCGCAACGCGCTCAGTCACCCTGGAGGGGCCGGCCGGCCGCTTCCGGGTCCGTCCGCTCGCCCTTCTCATGGCCGCCATCGGCGCGGGCACTCCGCTGCTGTCAGAAGCACAGGAGGTGGCCGCCGGCGCCGCCGTGGCACAAACCGGGACGTCCGGTGCGGGGGCGAAGCAGGAAGGCCCGACCGCTAAGGCCGACGGCGGCGAGCTGAATGCGGTGGAGGTCAGGGTCGACCGGATCAAGAGCGATCTCGTCAGCCCGACGCGCCAGGTGACGGTGCTGGAGCGCGAGGAAATCGAGGAGCTGAAGGTGGGCTCCACCAATCTCGCGACCATGCTGAGCAAGCTGATCCCGGGCATGGCGGACTCCAGCCGCACGGTCACGGACTTCGGCCAGACGCTGCGCGGGCGCGGCACGCTGATCCTGGTGGATGGCATTCCGCTCAACACCAACCGGGATTCGGCGCGCAACCTCGCCACCATCGATTCCAGCAACATCGAGAAGATCGAAGTCATGCGCGGCAGCAGCGCGATCTATGGCGCCGGCGCCAACGGCGGCATTATCGCGATCACCACGCGGCCCGCGGGCGGCGCGCCCAGCGCGGATACCACGGTGACGCTCGGCACCCCGCTGACGCGGCTGAGCAAGGAAGGGCTCAGCGCCAATGTCCAGCAGCATTTTTCAGGCAGCCAGGGGCCGATCGACTACGCGTTCCACCTCGGCGCGCAGCGTATCGGCGGCTCCTACGACGCGCACGGCCACCGCATCGCGCCGGAGCCCAGCCAGGGCGACCTGTTCGATTCCAACGTCTACAACGTCAGCGGCAAGCTGGGCTGGCGCATCGACAGCCAGCAGCGCATCGAACTGAGCGTGAGCCAGTACCAGGCCAAGCAGAACACCGACTACGCCTCCGATCCGTCGGTGGCCAGGCTGACGCCGGGCACCGCCGCGGCGCGGGCGATCAAGGGGCTGCAGCTGGAAAACCAGAACGAACTGCGCAACACCGTGGTCAATCTGGGCTACCAGAACCTGGACCTGCTCGGCAGCACGGTGTCGACGCAGATCTACTACCGCGACTACTTCACCCGCTTCCCCCCGTTCGATGCGCGCGCGGTGGCCACGCGTGGCGGCAATGTGGACCAGGTCAGCCAGAACAGCGACGTGTTCGGCGGGCGCCTGACCATCAGCACCCCGCTGGGTGCCGACAAGAAGACCAAGCTGCTGTGGGGCGCTGACTACAACCAGGAGCGCAGCGACATGCCGCTCGACGTGTTCGATCCGCGCGCCTACGACCAGAGCGGCGGGCTGGTCTTCAACAAGACCGGTTCGCTGACCTACATGCCGCCGCTGACCACCCGCAGCGGCGGGATCTTCGGGCAGCTTCAGCACAAGTTCAACGAGCAGTGGTCGATGGAAGGCGGCGCGCGCTATGAACGCGCCAGCGCCACGTTCGACGACTTCGTGCCGCTGTCGCAATCGCGGGTCAGCAACCCGGTCGCGGTCCAGGGCGGCACCGTCAACTACGGCGCGTGGCTCTTCAATATCGGCGGTGCGTACGCGCCGGTGAAGAACCAGGAGTTCTATGCCTCGTTCGGCCAGGGCTTCCAGTTGCCCGATATCGGCCTGCAGATCCGCAATGCGCGGCCGGGCTTCAATATCAATTCGTCGAGCCTTGAGCCGGTCAAGACCAACAACTATGAAATCGGCTGGCGCGGCGCATTCGGCAATACGATGGCGAGCCTGGCGCTGTTCTACACCACCTCGCAGCTGGGCGACGTGCAGAGCTTCAACAACGGCCTGATCCTGACCCGGACCAAGGAACGCATCGCAGGCGTTGAGGCTTCCGCCGACTACCTGAGCGACAGCGAGACCTGGGGCGCCGGCGGCACGTTCACCTGGATCAACGGCCGCGAGCAGCCGCAAGGCAGCAGCAGCTTCCAGAACATGACGGGCTATCGCATCCCGCCGCTGAAGCTGACCGCCTACGTCCAGTACCGGCCGATCAGCACTTGGAGCAACCGCCTGCAGGTGACCTACTACGGCGGCCGCGACTACCGGCTCAACGACCAGAACAGCTTCGGGCGGCGCGAGGTCAGCAGCTACACCACCGTCGACCTGATCAGCCGCTACCAGGTCAGCAAGAAGGACACGATCACGGTGGGGATCGAGAACCTGTTCAACCGCTACTACTACCCGTTGTACAGCCAGCTGATGCGCAACAGCAATAACACCAGCCGCCTGCCGGCTGCGGGCATCACGCTGACCGCGATGTACCAGCACCGCTGGTAAGGCTGCCGCCGGACGGCGCTGGCCTGGTCCCTTGACCGGCCGCGCCGTTTGCGCCGGGTTGGCGCAACGGCCGCGGAAGCGGCACGCCGGCGCACGGCGCCTCTCCCCGCTCCTATATCCTCCTGCGCAAGGGAGTTGATACAAACTGTATGCAATTTTTGTATCACGGAGTGCTTATCCCTGCTATTCTTGCTCCCCGGTTGCGGCCTGGAATTGGATCCAGGCCACGCTCGCGGCAGGCGGTCTCCGCCTGCCCGTCAGCGCGCAATGACAGGGCCCGGGGGCAGCCCCTTCCCCGGCGCCAGAAGAACAAGACAGTCCGGAAACCTATCCGGCCAGACAACAGGAGACATGAATGGCGCCCTTGCTATTCAAGGTGGAAGACCGCCCCCCTCGGCTGACGACGTTTTTGCTTGCGCTCCAGCATCTGCTGGCCGCCCTGGGCGGCATCATTGCGGTGCCGCTGGTCATTGGCGGTGCGCTGAAGCTGCCGCCGGACCAGGTCATTGCCCTGGTGAATGCGGCCCTGCTTGGCTCGGGCATCGTCACCATCATCCAGTGCAAGGGCATTGGCCCGGTGGGCATCCGCATGCCATGCGTGATGGGCACCAGCTTCGCCTTTGTCGGCGCGGCCATCAGCGTGGGCGTCGAACACGGCGTGGCTGGCATCCTGGGCTCGGCGCTGGCGGGTTCGCTGGTGATGATCCTGGGCAGCTTCTTCATGCCGGCGATCCGCAAGCTGTTTCCGCATACCGTCACCAGCGTGGTAGTCACCATGATCGGCCTGTCGCTGATTCCGGTGGCCATCGACTGGGCCGCAGGCGGCCAGGGCAGCAGCCGCTATGGCGCACCCGGCAACCTGGCGATTGCCGTCGCGGTGCTGGCGCTGGTGGTCGCGGTGGTGCAGTGGGGCAAGGGCATGCTGTCGGCCTCGGCCATTGTGGTCGGCATTGCCGGCGGCTACCTGCTCTGCCTGGCGCTGGGCCTGGTCGACTTCACCCAGTTTCACCAGGCGCCGATCATCGCGGTGCCGCAGCCGCTGCACTTCGGGATGTCGTTCCCAATCTCCGGCATCGTCGCCATGTCGATCGCTTTCCTGGTGACCATCGTCGAATCCACGGGCACGTTCATGGCACTGGGCGCGGCCACGCAGCGGCCGATTTCCGGTAAATGCCTGTCGCGCGGCATCCTGTGCGATGGCTTTGGCTCGGCCTTTGCGGCACTGGTGTCGAGCCCGCCGCTGTCCACCTTTGCGCAGAACGTCGGCGTGGTTTCGCTGACCGGCGTGGCCAGCCGCCATGTGGTCGCGCTGACCGGCGTCATGCTGCTGCTGGCGGGGCTGTTCCCGGTGCTGGGCGCGCTGGTGGTGACGATTCCGCAGCCGGTGCTGGGCGGCGCCGGCCTGATGATGTTCGCGATGATCGTGTCGGGCGGGATCCAGATGCTCAGCACCGTCAAGTTCACGCAGCGCAATACCCTGATCGTGGCCGTGTCGATCGGCTGCGGCCTGGCGGTGACGTTCCGCCCGGAACTGCTGTCCAAGCTGCCTGCCTTCGTCCATGAAGTGTTTGGCTCCGGCATCACGGTGGGCTCGCTGTCGGCGGTGATCCTCAACCTGCTGCTGCCCGGCGGCAAGGACGAGCCTGCCGAACAAGCCGGCCACGGCACCGTCGGCGAGGCTGCCTGAGCAGCCTGCCTTGAAGCCCGCGGGCGCGCGCTAGCGTGCGCCGCCTCGCGCGGCCGCCCCGCCCCCTGGCGCGGGCGCCTTCAGCAGCGGGTAGGGATTGATCGCCCCGCCCGCGGTGTAGACGCCATAGTGCAGGTGGGGCGGCGTGCCCCGCGCATTGCCGCTTGTGCCGACATAGCCCAGCACCGTGCCGGGCACAATCACGTCGCCGGCACGCACGCCGGCGTAGTCGTCAAGATGGGCGTAGTAATGCAGCTGGCGCCCGGGCCCCATCACCCACACCACCTTACCGCCCAGCTTGTTGGTGCCCACGCGCGTGACAATGCCCTCGGTAGCCGACACCACCGGGCGGCCGCGCGGCGCAAAGATATCGATGCCCTCATGCTTGCGTCCGCCGGAGCGCGCGCCGTGCCAGGTATCGCGCAGCGCGCCCGGGACAATGCCCTGGACCGGCACCGGCAATGCCACCGGCGCGGGGCGGACCGAGAGCCGGGCCACGTAGATCGCGCGTTCGAGTGGCGGCCGCAACCAGGGCCAGGCGAGCCAGATCAGGCCGATGCTCACCACCAGCCAGATCAGGCCGGCGAAAGCGCGGGGACGGGAAGACAGACGGGAGGCATGCATATGCCTTCGACGGCAGCCAGCCCCGCAAATTCCCCGTCAGGCGGGCCTGCGCGCCACATCAAACGGCCCCGGCACCACTTTCGAAAGCACTCTCCGGCCGAACCATACGGGCTGGCGCCGGTCATACCCTGACTGTTTTCACTGCAATGAGGAGAAGCAATGGATTGTCCGGTGTGCCCGCAAACGCAACTCGTGATGTCCGAACGCCAGGGCATCGAGATCGATTACTGCCCGAAATGCCGCGGTGTCTGGCTGGACCGGGGCGAACTCGACAAGATCCTTGAGCGCTCCGTGGCAACCGCCCCGGCACAGCAGGCGGCGCCGATGCAGCAAATGCCGCAGCAAACCCCGCCCCCGCGACAGGAATACCAGCGCGGCCATGGCGACCGCGACCGGTACTATGAGCGCGAGCAGAAGCACTATAAGAAGAAGAGCATCTGGCACGAACTGTTCGACTGAAGCCGGATTGCTAGTGCCACTGGTTCCAGCACAACGTTTGTGTGCTCGCTCTCCCGCTTGCGGGAGAGCAACCGTGTCAAGTCGGCATGCTGTCGAGCAATTCGACCTTGTTCTTCCACACGTCGCTGGTGCGCAGCTTGTGCGTCATGTCGATGTCGTGAGACTTAATGCGGGCGTCCAACCGCGCTATATGCTCCTTCAAACTCTTAAGTGCGACTGGCGGGGCAGTGGCAACCCATGCCTTCTCCTGCGCGCGCATCGCCACCAGTTGGCTGCGTCTATCCAGTAGATCGGCAAACTCGCGCTGCGCCTCGTCGGGCAGCGGCCGCGCCGGCGGGCGAATCTGCAGGGCGAAGCGTGCCAGTACCATCGCATCAAGCCGATCGGTCTTGGCCAGGATCCCGCAGGCCGAAGGCCCGGCTTGATGTCGTTTCTAGCTAAACCACCCCTCACCCCGGCCCTCTCCCCATGAGGGGAGAGGGAGAACACCTTGCTTAGGCTAGTTCGGGCGGCTTTGGCGCACCCAAAACCGTTGGCTTGCTGTCTGGGTGCTCCCAGCCCTCACGCCGCCTTGCGCCGGCGCCGCGAAGCTTCCGCGGCAGCATCGCGCAACTCAGGCGGCAAGGCACGCAATTCCACGGTGAAGAAGGCACGCTCGGCCGGCCGCAGCGCCGGCAACTGGGCGGCCAGCCGCTCCACCGCGGCACACGCTATGGCGGTAGCGCCTTGCTCGTGGGTGAGGTACCAGGCCGATTCGAGCAGCAGGTTGGCCAGCTGCAACGGCCCCAGCCTGACGTGGCCGGCGTCATGGTCTTCCAGCGCGAACGCAGCCACGGCGGACCAGCG harbors:
- a CDS encoding nucleobase:cation symporter-2 family protein, whose protein sequence is MAPLLFKVEDRPPRLTTFLLALQHLLAALGGIIAVPLVIGGALKLPPDQVIALVNAALLGSGIVTIIQCKGIGPVGIRMPCVMGTSFAFVGAAISVGVEHGVAGILGSALAGSLVMILGSFFMPAIRKLFPHTVTSVVVTMIGLSLIPVAIDWAAGGQGSSRYGAPGNLAIAVAVLALVVAVVQWGKGMLSASAIVVGIAGGYLLCLALGLVDFTQFHQAPIIAVPQPLHFGMSFPISGIVAMSIAFLVTIVESTGTFMALGAATQRPISGKCLSRGILCDGFGSAFAALVSSPPLSTFAQNVGVVSLTGVASRHVVALTGVMLLLAGLFPVLGALVVTIPQPVLGGAGLMMFAMIVSGGIQMLSTVKFTQRNTLIVAVSIGCGLAVTFRPELLSKLPAFVHEVFGSGITVGSLSAVILNLLLPGGKDEPAEQAGHGTVGEAA
- a CDS encoding M23 family metallopeptidase, which codes for MHASRLSSRPRAFAGLIWLVVSIGLIWLAWPWLRPPLERAIYVARLSVRPAPVALPVPVQGIVPGALRDTWHGARSGGRKHEGIDIFAPRGRPVVSATEGIVTRVGTNKLGGKVVWVMGPGRQLHYYAHLDDYAGVRAGDVIVPGTVLGYVGTSGNARGTPPHLHYGVYTAGGAINPYPLLKAPAPGGGAAARGGAR
- a CDS encoding zf-TFIIB domain-containing protein, coding for MDCPVCPQTQLVMSERQGIEIDYCPKCRGVWLDRGELDKILERSVATAPAQQAAPMQQMPQQTPPPRQEYQRGHGDRDRYYEREQKHYKKKSIWHELFD
- a CDS encoding cytochrome c biogenesis CcdA family protein; this encodes MIDAFLAFAAGVLTIASPCVLPVLPMLLAGSVGESGRLRPLAIALGFVSAFSALGIVFGALSSAFSEAPGVVRNAAILLLLGAGLARLWPAGFERLAAPLAGVVDRLAGAGGRTGTGVAGGFVLGMTLGAVWTPCAGPVLASILALVAKAQDLHRAAGLLALFAAGAAIPMLGIAYGGQFATTHVRRLARHTHRLQQGFGVLVVATAIAMYFQYDTLAVAWLTSLFPASQPGA
- a CDS encoding thioredoxin family protein; the encoded protein is MHRLLRTLLATTAIVAAQHAAAAPADYGKAPEFTGIDKWLNSEPLTVAGLRGKVVLVDFWTYSCINCINTLPHVRQWYDKYRDKGLVVVGVHTPEFPFEKSTANVQAALKRFDIRYPVAQDNAYATWNAWRNQYWPALYLVDANGTVVYKHFGEGNYAQTEAAIQKALGKNK
- a CDS encoding TonB-dependent receptor, which encodes MQTATRSVTLEGPAGRFRVRPLALLMAAIGAGTPLLSEAQEVAAGAAVAQTGTSGAGAKQEGPTAKADGGELNAVEVRVDRIKSDLVSPTRQVTVLEREEIEELKVGSTNLATMLSKLIPGMADSSRTVTDFGQTLRGRGTLILVDGIPLNTNRDSARNLATIDSSNIEKIEVMRGSSAIYGAGANGGIIAITTRPAGGAPSADTTVTLGTPLTRLSKEGLSANVQQHFSGSQGPIDYAFHLGAQRIGGSYDAHGHRIAPEPSQGDLFDSNVYNVSGKLGWRIDSQQRIELSVSQYQAKQNTDYASDPSVARLTPGTAAARAIKGLQLENQNELRNTVVNLGYQNLDLLGSTVSTQIYYRDYFTRFPPFDARAVATRGGNVDQVSQNSDVFGGRLTISTPLGADKKTKLLWGADYNQERSDMPLDVFDPRAYDQSGGLVFNKTGSLTYMPPLTTRSGGIFGQLQHKFNEQWSMEGGARYERASATFDDFVPLSQSRVSNPVAVQGGTVNYGAWLFNIGGAYAPVKNQEFYASFGQGFQLPDIGLQIRNARPGFNINSSSLEPVKTNNYEIGWRGAFGNTMASLALFYTTSQLGDVQSFNNGLILTRTKERIAGVEASADYLSDSETWGAGGTFTWINGREQPQGSSSFQNMTGYRIPPLKLTAYVQYRPISTWSNRLQVTYYGGRDYRLNDQNSFGRREVSSYTTVDLISRYQVSKKDTITVGIENLFNRYYYPLYSQLMRNSNNTSRLPAAGITLTAMYQHRW